The Phacochoerus africanus isolate WHEZ1 chromosome 15, ROS_Pafr_v1, whole genome shotgun sequence genome has a segment encoding these proteins:
- the PIK3IP1 gene encoding phosphoinositide-3-kinase-interacting protein 1 isoform X1: MLLACVQTILVSNMLLAEAYGSGGCFWDNGHLYQADQLSPSPGLHCLNWLDAQSGLASDPESGPGNHSYCRNPDQDPRGPWCYVSGEAGAPEKRLCEDLRCPETNSQGLPTFTTETEEASEVPGGEEVQVFAPANALPARSEVAAVQPVIGISQRVRVNSKEKKDLGTLGSVLGITMMVIIIAIGAGIVLGYTYKRGKDLKEQHKQKACEREMQRITLPLSAFTNPTCEIVDEKTVVVHTSQTPVDLQEGSAPLMGQAGTPGA; encoded by the exons ATGCTGTTGGCCTGCGTGCAAACAATCCTTGTCAGCAACATGCTCCTGGCAGAAGCCTATGGATCTGGAG GCTGCTTCTGGGACAACGGCCACCTGTACCAGGCGGACCAGCTCTCCCCCTCGCCGGGCCTCCACTGCCTCAACTGGCTGGACGCACAGAGCGGCCTGGCATCTGACCCAGAGTCGG gCCCGGGCAACCACAGCTACTGCCGGAACCCGGACCAGGATCCGCGCGGGCCCTGGTGCTACGTCAGCGGCGAGGCCGGAGCTCCCGAGAAACGGCTTTGCGAAGACCTGCGCTGCCCAG AGACCAATTCCCAGGGCCTGCCAACCTtcacaacagaaactgaagaggCGTCTGAAGTgccaggaggagaggaggtgCAGGTGTTTGCCCCTGCCAACGCCCTGCCCGCCCGGAGCGAGGTGGCAGCTGTGCAGCCAGTGATTGGGATCAGCCAGCGGGTGCGGGTGAACTCCAAGGAGAAAAAGGACCTGGGAACCCTGG gctctgtgctgggcattACCATGATGGTGATCATCATTGCCATTGGAGCTGGCATTGTCCTCGGTTACACCTACAAAAG GGGCAAGGACCTGAAAGAGCAGCACAAGCAGAAAGCGTGCGAGAGGGAGATGCAGCGAATCACCCTGCCCTTGTCTGCCTTCACCAACCCCACCTGTGAGATCGTGGATGAGAAGACTGTCGTGGTCCACACCAGCCAGACTCCAGTGGACCTTCAGGAGGGCAGTGCCCCCCTCATGGGCCAGGCGGGCACCCCAGGCGCCTGA
- the PIK3IP1 gene encoding phosphoinositide-3-kinase-interacting protein 1 isoform X2 yields the protein MLLACVQTILVSNMLLAEAYGSGGCFWDNGHLYQADQLSPSPGLHCLNWLDAQSGLASDPESGPGNHSYCRNPDQDPRGPWCYVSGEAGAPEKRLCEDLRCPETNSQGLPTFTTETEEASEVPGGEEVQVFAPANALPARSEVAAVQPVIGISQRVRVNSKEKKDLGTLGSVLGITMMVIIIAIGAGIVLGYTYKSK from the exons ATGCTGTTGGCCTGCGTGCAAACAATCCTTGTCAGCAACATGCTCCTGGCAGAAGCCTATGGATCTGGAG GCTGCTTCTGGGACAACGGCCACCTGTACCAGGCGGACCAGCTCTCCCCCTCGCCGGGCCTCCACTGCCTCAACTGGCTGGACGCACAGAGCGGCCTGGCATCTGACCCAGAGTCGG gCCCGGGCAACCACAGCTACTGCCGGAACCCGGACCAGGATCCGCGCGGGCCCTGGTGCTACGTCAGCGGCGAGGCCGGAGCTCCCGAGAAACGGCTTTGCGAAGACCTGCGCTGCCCAG AGACCAATTCCCAGGGCCTGCCAACCTtcacaacagaaactgaagaggCGTCTGAAGTgccaggaggagaggaggtgCAGGTGTTTGCCCCTGCCAACGCCCTGCCCGCCCGGAGCGAGGTGGCAGCTGTGCAGCCAGTGATTGGGATCAGCCAGCGGGTGCGGGTGAACTCCAAGGAGAAAAAGGACCTGGGAACCCTGG gctctgtgctgggcattACCATGATGGTGATCATCATTGCCATTGGAGCTGGCATTGTCCTCGGTTACACCTACAAAAG TAAGTGA